From Candidatus Methylomirabilota bacterium:
CTTCAGGTCGAAGCTCGTGATCGCCACCAGCAGCAGTGCGAAGTTCGCCTGCGGCAGGACCCCGCCGAAAAGGGCGGCCACCGAATCGGCCAGGAAGTAGGCGAGGGCGGCGAAGACTAGCGACGCGATCAACGCCTGGCCCCAGAAGGTGCGCGGCTTGTTGCGGCCGCGGTAGCTGACGACGTGTCCTATCGCCGCCACGGCCAGCCCCACCGCCGGGATCAGGTACTCCTGGCCGTAGAGGACGATGGAGAGAACCGAAACCGCGAAGGCCGAGAAGACGAACGCGCGACCCTCGAGGGAGTGCTCGGTCGGAGATGCCGGCAGAAGCTTCAGTTTCACAGCGGCCACCCGAGGCCCACGCGCTGGACTGGCGCGTCGACGTCGAGCACCGCCTCGCCCACCACCCAGGCGCGGATGTCGCCGCCACGCTTTTTGACACCCTCGAGGGCGTCGATGACCTGGTCGTTGTAGCGAGCGACCACGGCGACGGCGTCGCTGACGCGGGGCGGCGGAAGGTCCAGGACCTCTGCCTGCGAGGGGTATCGCGCCAGCCACTCCAGGAGCGCCCAGAGGGACCTCGACTCGTCATACGTTGAGGGCTCGGCTCCCGGAGACCACAGGACGGCCCGCCCTCCGCTGCGCAGGCAGTCCCACGCTTCCGACGCCGCAAGGCGTGCGATCTGATCGGCGGCCTCGCGAGTCGGGGGCGATGGGTCGCAGAAGATTCCGAGCGACTGGATGCCAGGCGGCTCGTACTCCCGGACGATCAGCTCACCGTGCCGGGCACTGGAGCGCCAGTGGATGCGGCGCAGCGCGTCGCCGGGACGGTACTCGCGCACCCCGAACAGCTCCGTGCCCGTTCCGGCGCGCGACGTCGCCGCGCTGGCTTCGAGCTCGCGGACACGGGAGCGCGATCCGAACGACGTGAAGCGCGGCAGGACGAGGGCGAGTTCCGTATTTCCCTGCGCCCTGGTTCCACGCTCCCGAAAAAGGCCGAGCAGGTCCCCGGTCTCCAGGGCCCAT
This genomic window contains:
- a CDS encoding DUF58 domain-containing protein, which codes for MPRARFYGAVAVAVVVFYYAGTSEVAWLYLLAYWIAALIVASYLYKLWNRGLRGEIFVRGYKFAPGSPMEDLPEAVLNARPARRAFEGDSISIDLKLVSSRGTRGPARMTGSVAGVELATAAGLVPKKGWTERKVVGPARRGPVVSTGWALETGDLLGLFRERGTRAQGNTELALVLPRFTSFGSRSRVRELEASAATSRAGTGTELFGVREYRPGDALRRIHWRSSARHGELIVREYEPPGIQSLGIFCDPSPPTREAADQIARLAASEAWDCLRSGGRAVLWSPGAEPSTYDESRSLWALLEWLARYPSQAEVLDLPPPRVSDAVAVVARYNDQVIDALEGVKKRGGDIRAWVVGEAVLDVDAPVQRVGLGWPL